Part of the Penicillium digitatum chromosome 4, complete sequence genome is shown below.
GAGGTGATTCCCTTTTTCAACGATTTGCTTTCAATCTCCTCTGCTCTTTTCATCTCCGGATTTACCTTCTACTTCCCTGCTATGATGTGGTTCCTGCTCCTCCGGAAAGGCAGTTGGAATGAGAACAATAACTTGGTCCTGGCAGCCGTCAACGCAGTGATTTTCTTGATCGGTATGGTGGTGCTTGTCGGCGGAACCTACTCCAGCATTGATGACATcgtaagttttttttttttttttttccccatgAGAGTCTATCTTGTGGCCGGAAATGTGTTGCTAACTCCTCAACTAGGTCCTCAAGTACGACAGAGGAGAAGTTCGTGGTGTCTTCTCGTGCGCTGCCCCCGAGTAAGGCCTTTTGCTTTGTTATTTTGTTAGCATATTCCAACATGCGTTATGAGCGTGCTCAAGCTGGTGCTTGCACAGAAATATTACCTATTACCTTCAATCCTGGTTTGGTTCGAGATCTGGAAATTCATCTCTAGGCGTTGTATCTTCATGGTTCATGAAACTGTTGAGGCAAGAAGCGAAATCTGTTTATGTATTATAGTATTCATCTTATTCAATAATCATGATAAGCCATGGTACTTCTTTCCCAGATGGACAGCACTTCGTATTCAGTATTCCCAACAATCGTAATGCACTCCGCCCCTGGAAGCAAATGATTTTTTTGCAAAGGAGAAATGGGGAGCCACTCCCGTGCTATTTATAGATCCTCGTCAAGAGACCCGCCAAGAGAAGTGAAATGCCCCAAACTTGGGCACGAAAACCGGTTTAAACACCCCGTCACCTATTAATGTATGGTATGTCTCTCCGGTGCAAAAATATTATTGGGCACTGATTGGCCTGGATTCGGATATCGTGGGTACTGGTACAAGAGAAACTCACAGAAATGTGGGGAGCAATGAAGTCATGTAGGGAGTTACTTTGCTGAGGGTGTTCAAGCTGAGAATTGACATGAAAATGAAATGCAAATCATTCAAGAAGGGCTTTCTCCTATACGTGATAAATAAGTCATGATCTGGGATATTCTTCGGAGACAGGGCATTCTGCAACGAGTGCTCCGTATGTTGTTCAACATAATCAGGGATAAGACATTAATAGAACAATCTGAGAGATCCACAAGATTGCCCCACAAAACAGTCACGCTGATGTCAATTTGCGGGATATCGATGctgtacggaggactccACAGTCAGATGTATGTTGTTAGTCCGTTGGCATTTGAGAATAGTCTCCATAGCTGAGACATCCGTTTTCGCCGACGGCAGTGGCGCTCCAAAGTATAAGAAGGGGCACTTCAACTTCAATCCAAGAACTCTCAACTACCATTCCTCTCAAATCATTCTTACAACTTCTCAACCCAATCTTCTCCTCTCCATTCACCGCCAGTATGCAGCTCAAGAACCTCGCCATTGCTGCCTCCGTCAGCGCCGTTGTCTCGGCCGCTCCTTCCACTCAGTCCAAGACCTTTGGTGTCGTGGCTATTCACTCTGGTAGTGGCGTACAGTACTCTGCCTTCAACGCCGCTGAGAGCAGCATCTTTGCTGGTCTGCCTAACCAGGGTGCCAGTTGTGATCGCCCCGAGGAGCAGCAGGCTACCTTCTACATCTATGACGGTGCTCTGTACCTCTATGACCACTCCGCCACTCCCCAGGAGATTTACGTTGATCGCTCTGGCATGGGTATGTCATCACTCTCGCAATCGCACTCTTTACGTTGGCAAATAACTGATTTTGATATTACAGGTCAGGGTAGGATTGGTTACACCACTGGTGCTCAGCCCGCTCCTCAAAACTCTGAGCGCAAGGGCTGGACCGAGAAGGATGGCCACCTTCAGTTTGCAGGAAATGATCTGATTGCTTGCCCCAACAGCATTGGTGGTGCCTGGAGTATCTGGGCCTCTGCTGGCGTTGCCAACCCTGCCGGCAACGCCGACTGCGTGGGCATTGCCGCTCGTGTTGTTGAGACCACGAACCCCAATGGCTGCAGCTACACTTCTTAGATTTCCCTATGGAGCATCTGTTGGTGAATTTGTCTAATACCTTTACTTCTTTGTTGAGACAGATGATCTGTCTTGATATCTTGATGTCTGACTTGTCCGGGTTTTACATCGCTCTTTAGCTAGCCTTTGTTTGTAGAGAATTAATTCTTCTTCTCTATGATTTGCTGTTCTGTCACTTCTTACAAGTGTGGCTTTATGCCTACAGCGCCCCTAGATTCGTTGACGCTTGAACATTGAGCCGTGCTACTTCGATCATCAGGCGACTCTTAACTCACCAACTCGACTTGTAGGGCGATTGAGACTTGATGTGAGGTATAATGGTACAACATAGGCTACAATCACCTTGGCCAATTAGCTCAACCAAATATACATCTGTGGAGATGGGCGGAGCTCAGGCGGTTTCCCGACGGGACCAGGTTGCTTAGTCGAGATAAGCTTTTTTACCCTTTCCCGTGTCCCGTTTCTCTTCCCCAACCTCTGTGCCAGTTTCTTTTTGAATGATCAACGAAGCTTATACAGATGAAAATGGTAGTGCTTCGAAGGAGTCGGAGGCAACTTACTGGGATCATATGCGAACTCTATGTTCTTTGAATTCCCGATTATCGTTTTTGGGAGTTGGCGCCTTTACCCTGAGTGGCCAATATGCTACGGAGAGCAAGACTTGAAGTCGATTTTCTGGGCTAGAATTCTATGACTTCCTAAGAGTGATTATCATTCTGGTAACCACGGCTGACATGCTGTTTAGCCTCCTCTGTTACTCcatagctttttttttttgagggTGATAACCCAGTCGATTGACACGCTGCTGGTCTCAGGGAGTCGCTACTACTACCTGCTCTTATTATTCTCTCCCAAAACCTTGAAAAAGCTCAACATGACGAAGGGCCTGTCCTCTGTCTTTCGTCATCTTTCCAACTATCTACGGCATTAATTCTTGCAAATCTCCAAATTCAATCTCCACGGCGACCAGACATTTTCTCCCCAGAAGGACGACCCATAGTGCATTGGGTGTGGTTTGCTTCTGCTAGAAATAAACCCAGTCTGCTTAACCAAGTCTTGAACACACAAGTCCATCCTCACAAGCTGTTTGGCAACAGCTTCTCTATTTTGTTGCTCGCAATTAAGCAAGAGCTACGCCATGGCCCGGAAGCTTGACTTGCAACAAATCTGATCAGAAAGCCTAAGTTAATCACTCCCGAGAAGCTACATCTGTTGTCGATAATGAGACGGACTTGTGGATTCAAGACACGATTTGAAACGAGTTTAATCGCACTTTGATTGTGGTTGCTCATTAATTGAGAACAATTGCGTCTTTTGATAGTGTGATGGTCATCGACAATGGGCGTGTTGGGGACAGTGAAACTTCAGCAGAGCTTTTGAGAGCTAACGGATTGTTCTATGATCTCGTTCAACAGAGTCAAGACAAGGAAGTTGTGACCAAATCTGCCTTGAACGAATGCAACATAACACCTTGCGGCAGTAAGCCAAACCGTATTTTTTATAAGTACTAATTGCACAC
Proteins encoded:
- a CDS encoding Cell wall protein PhiA translates to MQLKNLAIAASVSAVVSAAPSTQSKTFGVVAIHSGSGVQYSAFNAAESSIFAGLPNQGASCDRPEEQQATFYIYDGALYLYDHSATPQEIYVDRSGMGQGRIGYTTGAQPAPQNSERKGWTEKDGHLQFAGNDLIACPNSIGGAWSIWASAGVANPAGNADCVGIAARVVETTNPNGCSYTS